A single genomic interval of Pseudorca crassidens isolate mPseCra1 chromosome 19, mPseCra1.hap1, whole genome shotgun sequence harbors:
- the LOC137212807 gene encoding C-type lectin domain family 10 member A-like isoform X2, translating to MSVKYEDLQYLESEKKSQGFTDGLPALETFLQRLLSSTRSFLLSLGLSLLLLVGICVIGSQNSKFQRDLATLRTTFSNFTSNTTAEVQALKSQGGSWQEMITSLKAEVESHKQELQAARSLNDKVLSLESSLENQLQELKAGYSETLLRVQQLVKNLNSLTCKMAALKSNGSQNNCCPTSWLEHEGSCYWFSSSGKPWPEAEKYCQLEDAYLVVINSREEQDFVQAHIGSSYTWMGLSDLDGVWKWADGTDYETNFKNWKPGQPDDWQGHGLGGGEDCAHFHPDGKWNDDACQRPYHWICEAGLSKGS from the exons ATGTCAGTGAAGTATGAAGACCTCCAGTACTTGGAGAGTGAGAAGAAAAGCCAGGGGTTTACAGATG GGCTGCCTGCCCTCGAGACCTTCCTGCAGCGGCTCCTCTCCAGCACCCGCTCCTTCCtgctctccctgggcctcagcctccTCCTGCTGGTCGGCATCTGTGTGATCGGATCCCAAA ATTCCAAGTTTCAGAGGGACCTGGCAACCCTGAGAACAACTTTCAGCAACTTCACTTCAAACACTACGGCTGAGGTCCAGGCACTGAAATCCCAGG GTGGAAGTTGGCAAGAAATGATAACATCTCTGAAAGCTGAGGTGGAAAGTCACAAGCAGGAACTGCAAGCAG CCCGTAGCTTGAATGACAAGGTGCTTTCTCTGGAGAGCAGCCTGGAGAACCAGCTGCAGGAACTCAAAGCAG GTTATTCCGAAACGCTCTTGCGAGTCCAACAGCTGGTCAAGAACCTGAACTCCCTGACCTGCAAGATGGCTGCTCTCAAGAGCAATG GCTCGCAAAACAACTGCTGTCCTACCAGTTGGCTGGAGCATGAAGGCAGCTGCTACTGGTTCTCTTCCTCGGGGAAGCCCTGGCCCGAGGCTGAGAAGTACTGCCAGCTGGAGGATGCCTACCTGGTGGTCATCAACTCCAGAGAGGAACAG GATTTTGTCCAGGCCCATATAGGCTCCTCCTACACCTGGATGGGCCTCAGTGATCTGGATGGAGTCTGGAAATGGGCGGATGGGACGGACTATGAGACCAACTTCAA GAACTGGAAGCCAGGCCAGCCGGACGACTGGCAAGGGCACGGGCTGGGTGGGGGCGAGGACTGTGCCCACTTCCACCCCGATGGCAAGTGGAATGACGACGCGTGCCAGAGACCCTACCACTGGATCTGCGAGGCTGGGCTGAGCAAGGGCAGCTAG
- the LOC137212807 gene encoding C-type lectin domain family 10 member A-like isoform X1, whose protein sequence is MSVKYEDLQYLESEKKSQGFTDGLPALETFLQRLLSSTRSFLLSLGLSLLLLVGICVIGSQNSKFQRDLATLRTTFSNFTSNTTAEVQALKSQGEPGGSWQEMITSLKAEVESHKQELQAARSLNDKVLSLESSLENQLQELKAGYSETLLRVQQLVKNLNSLTCKMAALKSNGSQNNCCPTSWLEHEGSCYWFSSSGKPWPEAEKYCQLEDAYLVVINSREEQDFVQAHIGSSYTWMGLSDLDGVWKWADGTDYETNFKNWKPGQPDDWQGHGLGGGEDCAHFHPDGKWNDDACQRPYHWICEAGLSKGS, encoded by the exons ATGTCAGTGAAGTATGAAGACCTCCAGTACTTGGAGAGTGAGAAGAAAAGCCAGGGGTTTACAGATG GGCTGCCTGCCCTCGAGACCTTCCTGCAGCGGCTCCTCTCCAGCACCCGCTCCTTCCtgctctccctgggcctcagcctccTCCTGCTGGTCGGCATCTGTGTGATCGGATCCCAAA ATTCCAAGTTTCAGAGGGACCTGGCAACCCTGAGAACAACTTTCAGCAACTTCACTTCAAACACTACGGCTGAGGTCCAGGCACTGAAATCCCAGGGTGAGCCTG GTGGAAGTTGGCAAGAAATGATAACATCTCTGAAAGCTGAGGTGGAAAGTCACAAGCAGGAACTGCAAGCAG CCCGTAGCTTGAATGACAAGGTGCTTTCTCTGGAGAGCAGCCTGGAGAACCAGCTGCAGGAACTCAAAGCAG GTTATTCCGAAACGCTCTTGCGAGTCCAACAGCTGGTCAAGAACCTGAACTCCCTGACCTGCAAGATGGCTGCTCTCAAGAGCAATG GCTCGCAAAACAACTGCTGTCCTACCAGTTGGCTGGAGCATGAAGGCAGCTGCTACTGGTTCTCTTCCTCGGGGAAGCCCTGGCCCGAGGCTGAGAAGTACTGCCAGCTGGAGGATGCCTACCTGGTGGTCATCAACTCCAGAGAGGAACAG GATTTTGTCCAGGCCCATATAGGCTCCTCCTACACCTGGATGGGCCTCAGTGATCTGGATGGAGTCTGGAAATGGGCGGATGGGACGGACTATGAGACCAACTTCAA GAACTGGAAGCCAGGCCAGCCGGACGACTGGCAAGGGCACGGGCTGGGTGGGGGCGAGGACTGTGCCCACTTCCACCCCGATGGCAAGTGGAATGACGACGCGTGCCAGAGACCCTACCACTGGATCTGCGAGGCTGGGCTGAGCAAGGGCAGCTAG
- the LOC137212807 gene encoding C-type lectin domain family 10 member A-like isoform X3 has product MSVKYEDLQYLESEKKSQGFTDGLPALETFLQRLLSSTRSFLLSLGLSLLLLVGICVIGSQNSKFQRDLATLRTTFSNFTSNTTAEVQALKSQGEPGGSWQEMITSLKAEVESHKQELQAARSLNDKVLSLESSLENQLQELKAGYSETLLRVQQLVKNLNSLTCKMAALKSNGSQNNCCPTSWLEHEGSCYWFSSSGKPWPEAEKYCQLEDAYLVVINSREEQDFVQAHIGSSYTWMGLSDLDGVWKWADGTDYETNFKRN; this is encoded by the exons ATGTCAGTGAAGTATGAAGACCTCCAGTACTTGGAGAGTGAGAAGAAAAGCCAGGGGTTTACAGATG GGCTGCCTGCCCTCGAGACCTTCCTGCAGCGGCTCCTCTCCAGCACCCGCTCCTTCCtgctctccctgggcctcagcctccTCCTGCTGGTCGGCATCTGTGTGATCGGATCCCAAA ATTCCAAGTTTCAGAGGGACCTGGCAACCCTGAGAACAACTTTCAGCAACTTCACTTCAAACACTACGGCTGAGGTCCAGGCACTGAAATCCCAGGGTGAGCCTG GTGGAAGTTGGCAAGAAATGATAACATCTCTGAAAGCTGAGGTGGAAAGTCACAAGCAGGAACTGCAAGCAG CCCGTAGCTTGAATGACAAGGTGCTTTCTCTGGAGAGCAGCCTGGAGAACCAGCTGCAGGAACTCAAAGCAG GTTATTCCGAAACGCTCTTGCGAGTCCAACAGCTGGTCAAGAACCTGAACTCCCTGACCTGCAAGATGGCTGCTCTCAAGAGCAATG GCTCGCAAAACAACTGCTGTCCTACCAGTTGGCTGGAGCATGAAGGCAGCTGCTACTGGTTCTCTTCCTCGGGGAAGCCCTGGCCCGAGGCTGAGAAGTACTGCCAGCTGGAGGATGCCTACCTGGTGGTCATCAACTCCAGAGAGGAACAG GATTTTGTCCAGGCCCATATAGGCTCCTCCTACACCTGGATGGGCCTCAGTGATCTGGATGGAGTCTGGAAATGGGCGGATGGGACGGACTATGAGACCAACTTCAA